A window of Apium graveolens cultivar Ventura chromosome 8, ASM990537v1, whole genome shotgun sequence contains these coding sequences:
- the LOC141680510 gene encoding putative mitochondrial protein AtMg00310, with protein MAGVCEDIEKLMNGFWWGRGSNEKGIMWLPWEKISIPKSAGELGLKRLHNFNVAMLANWARYFPGTNFLNVELGINPSYVCRSILAAKDAVKVDYRRRIENGSMDMDGHNWDFKVLYDICNDRDIELIRRIPIPAVDKEDS; from the exons ATGGCTGGTGTTTGTGAGGATATAGAGAAATTGATGAATGGATTCTGGTGGGGGAGAGGGTCGAATGAAAAAGGAATCATGTGGTTACCGTGGGAGAAAATCAGTATTCCGAAGTCTGCTGGAGAATTAGGATTGAAGAGGCTTCACAATTTTAATGTTGCTATGTTGGCTAACTGG GCGCGTTACTTTCCGGGTACAAACTTCCTGAATGTAGAGTTAGGAATAAACCCTAGCTATGTTTGTCGTAGCATTTTAGCTGCTAAAGATGCAGTTAAGGTGGATTATAGAAGAAGGATTGAGAATG GTTCAATGGATATGGATGGGCATAATTGGGATTTTAAGGTGTTATATGATATTTGTAATGACCGAGACATCGAGCTTATTAGAAGGATTCCAATCCCAGCTGTGGATAAAGAGGACTCATAG